The following are from one region of the Streptomyces decoyicus genome:
- a CDS encoding helix-turn-helix domain-containing protein, which yields MSGPGSGLRDGVENSRLAERLRELRRRTGLTLAALAERTPYSKSSWERYLNAKKLPPRGAVEALCRLAGEPPGQLVALWELADAAWSGRGRSGGARSGTRSGVRSGAGDPSGGTERGRGVAQRRSVAPGEGAVGVAAGARREVPGPRASVVEESVAPAGGGDRATPARPPQPAPQQQPPSQASQPPPQPSPPTQPSRRVAAAGAGACAGVVAVVAALVFGAAEGAVGSGPVDGAAPRPSEVTGCRATACDGKDPESMYCELPGAARTPWERTAARGQRVQIRYGTACGAVWGRLRDGRVGDRLEVSVPGAEPRSVRVVDRFDAEGDLVTPMAAARGPEGIRLCLYPAGGAAEECFSQ from the coding sequence GTGAGCGGGCCCGGCAGCGGGCTGCGGGACGGGGTCGAGAACTCCCGGCTGGCGGAGAGACTGCGGGAGTTGCGGCGCCGTACGGGGCTGACCCTGGCCGCGCTCGCCGAGCGGACGCCGTACAGCAAGTCGTCCTGGGAGCGCTATCTCAACGCGAAGAAGCTGCCGCCGCGGGGCGCCGTCGAGGCGCTGTGCCGGCTGGCGGGGGAGCCGCCCGGTCAGCTCGTGGCGCTCTGGGAGCTGGCGGACGCGGCCTGGAGCGGACGCGGCCGGTCGGGCGGGGCACGGAGCGGGACGCGGAGTGGGGTGCGGAGCGGGGCCGGGGACCCGAGCGGGGGTACGGAGCGGGGCCGGGGCGTGGCGCAGCGCCGGAGCGTCGCGCCGGGCGAGGGAGCGGTCGGTGTCGCGGCCGGTGCGCGGCGGGAGGTGCCTGGCCCGCGGGCGAGCGTGGTTGAGGAGTCGGTGGCCCCGGCGGGCGGCGGCGATCGCGCGACCCCGGCACGGCCGCCGCAGCCCGCGCCGCAGCAGCAGCCGCCATCACAGGCGTCACAGCCTCCGCCACAGCCGTCGCCTCCGACACAGCCGTCGCGCCGGGTCGCGGCCGCTGGCGCCGGGGCCTGTGCCGGTGTGGTGGCGGTCGTCGCGGCGCTGGTTTTCGGGGCGGCGGAGGGGGCCGTCGGCAGCGGCCCGGTGGACGGTGCCGCGCCCCGGCCCTCCGAGGTGACCGGCTGCCGGGCGACGGCGTGCGACGGCAAGGACCCGGAGTCGATGTACTGCGAGCTCCCGGGGGCGGCCCGGACGCCCTGGGAGCGAACGGCCGCCCGTGGGCAGCGCGTTCAGATCCGTTACGGCACGGCGTGCGGCGCGGTCTGGGGCCGGCTCCGTGACGGCCGGGTCGGGGACCGCCTCGAAGTGTCGGTGCCGGGGGCGGAGCCGCGGTCCGTGCGGGTGGTGGACCGCTTCGACGCCGAGGGGGATCTCGTCACGCCGATGGCGGCGGCCCGCGGGCCGGAGGGCATCCGCCTGTGCCTCTATCCGGCGGGCGGCGCGGCAGAGGAGTGTTTCTCACAGTAG
- the purH gene encoding bifunctional phosphoribosylaminoimidazolecarboxamide formyltransferase/IMP cyclohydrolase, giving the protein MTATEGTKRPIRRALVSVYDKSGLEELAQGLHAAGVQLVSTGSTAAKIAGAGVPVTKVEELTGFPECLDGRVKTLHPKVHAGILADLRLEDHRSQLADLGVEPFDLVIVNLYPFRETVASGATPDECVEQIDIGGPSMVRAAAKNHPSVAVVVNPARYGDVLEAVTGGGFELDRRKRLAAEAFQHTAAYDVAVASWFADGYAAADDSAFPEFLGATYARKNVLRYGENPHQGAALYVDGSGGLAEAEQLHGKEMSYNNYTDTDAARRAAYDHAEPCVAIIKHANPCGIAVAADIAEAHRNAHACDPLSAFGGVIAVNRPVSVAMAEQVAEIFTEVIVAPGYEDGAVEILARKKNIRVLRCPDAPSNPVEVKPVDGGALLQETDRLQAGGDDPANWTLASGAALSDGELAELAFAWRACRAVKSNAILLAKDGATVGVGMGQVNRVDSAKLAVQRAGEERARGSYAASDAFFPFPDGFEVLAEAGVKAVVQPGGSVRDELVVEAAKKAGVTMYFTGTRHFFH; this is encoded by the coding sequence GTGACCGCCACCGAAGGTACGAAGCGGCCCATCCGCCGCGCTCTGGTCAGCGTCTATGACAAGTCCGGGCTGGAGGAGCTGGCGCAGGGGCTGCACGCGGCGGGCGTCCAGCTCGTCTCGACCGGGTCGACGGCCGCGAAGATCGCCGGGGCCGGGGTGCCGGTCACCAAGGTCGAGGAGCTGACGGGTTTCCCCGAGTGCCTCGACGGCCGGGTCAAGACCCTGCACCCCAAGGTGCACGCCGGCATCCTGGCCGACCTCCGCCTGGAGGACCACCGCAGCCAGCTGGCCGATCTCGGTGTCGAGCCGTTCGACCTGGTGATCGTCAATCTCTACCCGTTCCGGGAGACCGTCGCCTCCGGCGCCACTCCCGACGAGTGTGTGGAGCAGATCGACATCGGCGGCCCGTCGATGGTCCGCGCCGCCGCCAAGAACCACCCGTCGGTGGCCGTGGTCGTCAACCCCGCCCGCTACGGCGATGTCCTGGAGGCCGTCACCGGCGGCGGCTTCGAACTGGACCGGCGCAAGCGGCTGGCGGCCGAGGCCTTCCAGCACACCGCGGCCTACGACGTGGCCGTCGCCTCCTGGTTCGCCGATGGCTACGCGGCCGCGGACGACTCCGCCTTCCCCGAGTTCCTCGGCGCCACCTACGCCCGCAAGAACGTCCTGCGCTACGGCGAGAACCCGCACCAGGGGGCCGCGCTGTACGTGGACGGCAGCGGCGGGCTCGCGGAGGCCGAGCAGCTGCACGGCAAGGAGATGTCGTACAACAACTACACGGACACCGACGCCGCGCGCCGGGCCGCGTACGACCACGCCGAGCCGTGCGTGGCGATCATCAAGCACGCCAACCCCTGCGGTATCGCGGTCGCCGCGGACATCGCCGAGGCGCATCGCAACGCGCACGCCTGTGACCCGCTCTCGGCGTTCGGCGGCGTCATCGCCGTCAACCGCCCGGTCTCCGTGGCGATGGCCGAGCAGGTCGCCGAGATCTTCACCGAGGTCATCGTGGCCCCCGGCTACGAGGACGGTGCGGTCGAGATCCTCGCCCGCAAGAAGAACATCCGGGTGCTGCGCTGCCCCGACGCGCCGTCGAACCCCGTGGAGGTCAAGCCCGTTGACGGCGGCGCCCTGCTCCAGGAGACCGACCGGCTCCAGGCCGGGGGCGACGACCCGGCCAACTGGACGTTGGCCAGCGGTGCCGCACTGTCCGACGGCGAGCTGGCCGAGCTGGCCTTCGCCTGGCGGGCCTGCCGCGCCGTGAAGTCCAACGCGATCCTGCTCGCCAAGGACGGCGCCACGGTCGGCGTCGGCATGGGCCAGGTCAACCGCGTGGACTCCGCGAAGCTGGCGGTGCAGCGTGCGGGCGAGGAGCGGGCGCGCGGCTCCTACGCCGCCTCCGACGCCTTCTTCCCGTTCCCCGACGGCTTCGAGGTGCTGGCCGAGGCCGGCGTCAAGGCCGTGGTCCAGCCGGGCGGTTCGGTCCGTGACGAGCTCGTCGTCGAGGCCGCCAAGAAGGCCGGCGTGACGATGTACTTCACGGGGACCCGGCACTTCTTCCACTGA
- the purN gene encoding phosphoribosylglycinamide formyltransferase: MASSPAPAQPSLPQARPADRAGETPLGRPARIVVLVSGSGTNLQALLDAIAEEGPQAYGAEIVAVGADREAIVGLERAGAAGLPTFVCRVKDYESRADWDAALTEAIAAYEPDLVVSAGFMKILGKEFLARFGGRTVNTHPALLPSFPGAHGVRDALAYGAKVTGCTVHFVDDGVDTGPIIAQGVVEVRDEDDESALHERIKEVERSLLVEVVGRLARHGYRIEGRKVRIS; the protein is encoded by the coding sequence GTGGCTTCCTCCCCAGCCCCCGCCCAGCCCTCCCTTCCCCAGGCTCGCCCCGCGGACCGAGCAGGGGAGACCCCCCTCGGCCGCCCGGCCCGCATCGTCGTCCTCGTCTCCGGTTCCGGTACGAACCTCCAGGCGCTGCTGGACGCCATCGCGGAGGAGGGCCCGCAGGCGTACGGAGCCGAGATCGTGGCCGTCGGCGCCGACCGGGAGGCCATCGTGGGCCTGGAGCGCGCCGGGGCCGCGGGGCTCCCGACGTTCGTCTGCCGGGTCAAGGACTACGAAAGCCGCGCGGACTGGGATGCGGCGCTCACCGAAGCGATCGCCGCGTACGAGCCCGATCTGGTGGTCTCGGCCGGTTTCATGAAGATCCTGGGCAAGGAGTTCCTCGCCCGCTTCGGCGGCCGCACCGTCAATACCCACCCGGCGCTGCTGCCGAGTTTTCCCGGTGCCCATGGCGTGCGTGATGCGCTCGCGTACGGCGCAAAGGTCACCGGATGCACCGTTCACTTCGTCGACGACGGTGTCGACACCGGCCCGATCATCGCCCAGGGCGTGGTCGAGGTCCGGGATGAGGACGATGAATCCGCGCTGCACGAGCGCATCAAGGAAGTCGAGCGATCACTGCTCGTCGAGGTCGTGGGGCGTCTGGCCCGGCACGGCTACCGCATTGAGGGACGAAAGGTACGTATCTCGTGA
- a CDS encoding tetratricopeptide repeat protein, whose product MDGHAEDAGRVYQSSRDQHISEYHYHGSDDPGLTGPDSVRRPAVGRAPVVLRDRAEVLDRLRASVAEAEGGGGQAFVLHGMGGCGKTAVAHAFFQFATEVGGRVGLWVNASDRASLRSGMLAVAADRGATDGELLAARNGLRPGADLVWEHLDRSAEPWLLVLDNADDPEILGDGSWLRTSPGGIVVVTTRRAAARWWPGAELQHIGVLPREDAARVLCDLAPQSGTLKQASTIADRLGRLPLALTLAGGFLSHQVLDPWTMDAYGRHLDEEGERVELIDQGAELLSDVDPRHLVGRTWQLTLDAFEARGLPEAVTLLRLLARFASEPLPLTLLNRPEIRGVLPRARTETALRALVDQSLTELVNVGVRCVQSHGVLLDSVASATPSDSLANLNSTACRLLDAAIPQLPDAGPEEPQLRLLSPHVIALLQRAATSAAMADLVGIATRLATALHRTGDYLSAWETAHSAVSLSEHTLGSEHRLVLAARSRSGRALFRLGKYSEAEPLLRQVRSDQERLFGAYDPDTLDSSHGLQLVLGNRGKKAEALSLLHATIAGRQSALGPAHPLTLRSQASLLTMLSTAELEREDNSALLSLPSECERHLGPEHTVTLGARHNHAWALYVLGHFGEANEEIRLVADTYERRFGSDYPIALSAQQLYARIQDGLGHFEAAVGLMNDVVERRTNSLGADHPFTVASRKVLAELKENRRTAP is encoded by the coding sequence ATGGACGGCCATGCCGAAGATGCCGGTCGCGTCTACCAATCATCGCGTGACCAACACATCAGCGAGTACCACTATCACGGCAGCGATGACCCTGGCTTGACCGGCCCGGACTCAGTTCGACGCCCGGCGGTGGGCCGAGCACCCGTGGTTCTGCGCGACCGCGCCGAAGTGCTCGATCGCTTACGGGCGAGTGTCGCGGAAGCGGAAGGAGGTGGCGGTCAGGCCTTCGTTCTTCACGGCATGGGAGGCTGCGGCAAGACCGCTGTCGCGCACGCCTTCTTTCAATTCGCTACGGAGGTCGGCGGTCGTGTTGGTCTGTGGGTGAACGCCTCCGACCGTGCGAGCCTGCGCTCCGGCATGCTCGCCGTTGCCGCTGACCGTGGTGCCACAGATGGCGAGCTATTGGCTGCTCGCAACGGCCTGCGTCCTGGAGCCGACCTCGTGTGGGAACACCTCGACCGATCCGCTGAGCCGTGGCTGCTGGTACTGGACAACGCAGATGATCCCGAGATTTTGGGGGATGGAAGCTGGCTGCGTACCAGTCCTGGCGGCATCGTGGTGGTCACGACACGTCGTGCGGCTGCTCGCTGGTGGCCAGGAGCGGAGTTGCAGCATATCGGGGTACTACCGCGGGAAGACGCTGCACGAGTGCTATGCGACCTGGCGCCGCAGAGCGGCACGTTGAAGCAGGCTTCGACAATCGCAGACAGACTCGGTCGACTGCCGCTCGCGCTGACGCTGGCCGGGGGCTTCCTGTCCCACCAAGTCCTCGACCCCTGGACGATGGACGCCTATGGCCGGCACCTCGACGAGGAAGGAGAGCGTGTCGAGCTCATCGACCAAGGAGCTGAACTCTTGTCGGATGTAGATCCACGTCACCTGGTAGGGCGTACTTGGCAACTCACGCTCGACGCATTCGAAGCACGCGGTCTACCCGAGGCAGTGACACTGCTTCGCCTGCTTGCCCGTTTCGCTTCGGAGCCACTGCCACTGACCCTGCTGAATCGCCCTGAAATCAGGGGTGTCCTCCCTCGGGCTCGCACTGAAACGGCACTGCGAGCGTTGGTCGACCAATCGCTTACTGAACTGGTCAACGTTGGCGTGCGGTGTGTTCAAAGCCACGGTGTACTGCTCGATAGCGTCGCTTCCGCCACGCCATCGGACTCGCTTGCCAATCTCAACTCGACAGCTTGCCGGCTGCTGGACGCCGCGATTCCCCAACTCCCTGATGCCGGCCCGGAAGAGCCACAGCTGCGGCTACTCAGCCCCCACGTCATCGCCTTGTTGCAGCGTGCTGCGACTTCCGCAGCAATGGCCGATTTGGTGGGTATCGCGACTCGCTTGGCCACTGCCCTGCACCGTACAGGGGACTACCTGTCCGCCTGGGAGACTGCCCATAGCGCGGTATCGCTTTCGGAGCACACGCTCGGTTCGGAGCACCGCTTGGTTTTGGCTGCGCGTTCCAGGTCTGGCCGAGCACTGTTCCGGCTGGGAAAGTATTCGGAGGCCGAGCCGCTGCTGCGCCAGGTCCGAAGCGATCAGGAGCGGCTGTTCGGAGCCTACGACCCGGACACTCTGGACAGTAGCCACGGACTTCAACTAGTGCTTGGAAACCGTGGAAAGAAAGCGGAAGCTCTGTCCCTGCTCCATGCCACGATCGCAGGCCGGCAGTCGGCACTCGGGCCTGCACATCCATTGACGCTGCGTTCCCAGGCCAGTCTGCTGACGATGCTGTCGACGGCCGAACTCGAAAGGGAAGACAACTCCGCATTGCTTTCCTTGCCGTCGGAATGTGAGCGGCACCTCGGCCCGGAGCACACAGTCACGCTGGGAGCAAGACACAACCATGCCTGGGCGCTTTACGTACTCGGGCACTTCGGCGAGGCCAATGAGGAGATTCGGCTGGTCGCGGACACGTATGAACGTCGATTTGGGTCCGATTACCCCATCGCGCTTTCGGCGCAACAGCTATACGCTCGAATTCAAGATGGCCTCGGACACTTCGAGGCAGCAGTAGGCCTTA
- a CDS encoding DUF3017 domain-containing protein has product MGAEAHSDGASEPQRTSRRFPTLTRDTARPEGGGRAVSGGFPAPARQWPLLTVMGGVAAGLLLVALDAFRIGALVIGLSLLAGAVLRWALPSVGMLAVRSRFTDMATYGVLGFVIVMLSLMVQPKPWIHIPFLDDIVHFTVR; this is encoded by the coding sequence ATGGGTGCCGAAGCGCATTCGGACGGGGCCTCCGAGCCGCAGCGCACCTCGCGCCGCTTTCCGACGCTGACCCGCGACACCGCCCGGCCCGAAGGCGGCGGGCGGGCCGTCTCGGGCGGCTTCCCCGCGCCCGCCCGGCAATGGCCGCTGCTCACGGTCATGGGCGGGGTGGCGGCCGGGCTGCTCCTCGTGGCGCTCGACGCGTTCCGCATCGGAGCCTTGGTGATCGGGCTCTCCCTGCTGGCCGGGGCGGTGCTGCGGTGGGCGCTGCCGTCGGTGGGGATGCTGGCCGTGCGCTCCCGCTTCACCGACATGGCGACGTACGGGGTGCTCGGCTTCGTGATCGTGATGCTGTCCCTGATGGTCCAGCCCAAGCCGTGGATCCACATCCCGTTCCTGGACGACATCGTCCACTTCACCGTGCGCTGA
- a CDS encoding helix-turn-helix domain-containing protein, with protein MPRWKALPEELDPQVAEFTGQLRRLVDRSGLSVAAVADSTGYSKTSWERYLNGRLLPPLRAVVALAETTGAHPSHLTTLWELAERAWSRAEMRQDVTMEAIRVAQARAALGEFGTEPAEDKPSAKAAKSPAKSAKSAKAMKGAKDAKGVQAAEPPRTAQLPQVPRGTELPSSADFPQWPALAEPSPVPAVAPAAPAAPAAPAAPAAPAAPVHRRARRGRPVMFVVGAVGAVLVGVAAVLLLNPAAGPEKKAAAASAAAPSEKPVLPAGVHCTGAGCVGKDPEKMGCGGPHAVTPSRGVAGRAVIEVRYSKVCHTAWARISRAAQGDQATISAGGHSATAQAERDGDAYTPMVEVTGDPAKVAACETTVAGVKSCARPVPATSTGSAGEAPSG; from the coding sequence ATGCCTCGCTGGAAGGCGCTGCCGGAGGAACTCGACCCGCAGGTCGCGGAGTTCACCGGTCAGCTGCGCAGGCTCGTGGACCGCAGCGGACTGAGTGTGGCCGCCGTCGCGGACAGTACGGGCTACAGCAAGACGTCCTGGGAGCGCTATCTCAACGGCCGGCTGCTGCCACCGCTGCGCGCGGTGGTCGCGCTCGCCGAGACGACCGGCGCGCATCCCTCGCATCTCACCACGCTGTGGGAGCTTGCCGAGCGGGCCTGGAGCCGGGCCGAGATGCGGCAGGACGTCACCATGGAAGCGATACGGGTGGCGCAGGCGCGGGCCGCGCTCGGGGAGTTCGGGACGGAGCCGGCCGAGGACAAGCCGTCCGCGAAGGCCGCGAAGTCCCCTGCGAAGTCCGCGAAGTCCGCAAAAGCCATGAAGGGCGCGAAGGACGCGAAGGGCGTCCAGGCCGCGGAGCCGCCCCGGACGGCGCAGTTGCCGCAGGTGCCGCGGGGCACCGAACTCCCGTCGAGCGCGGACTTTCCCCAATGGCCGGCGCTGGCGGAGCCGTCCCCGGTTCCGGCCGTGGCACCCGCCGCACCCGCCGCACCCGCCGCACCCGCCGCACCCGCCGCACCCGCCGCCCCCGTACACCGGCGTGCCCGCCGCGGCCGGCCGGTCATGTTCGTCGTCGGGGCGGTCGGCGCGGTGCTGGTGGGCGTCGCCGCCGTACTGCTGCTGAATCCGGCCGCCGGCCCGGAGAAGAAGGCGGCTGCCGCCTCCGCGGCCGCGCCGAGCGAGAAGCCGGTGCTGCCGGCCGGGGTGCACTGCACCGGGGCGGGCTGCGTGGGCAAGGACCCGGAGAAGATGGGCTGCGGCGGACCGCATGCCGTCACCCCGTCCCGCGGCGTGGCGGGCCGCGCGGTGATCGAGGTCCGCTACAGCAAGGTCTGCCATACGGCCTGGGCGCGGATCAGCCGTGCGGCACAGGGCGACCAGGCCACCATCAGCGCCGGCGGCCACAGCGCCACGGCGCAGGCCGAGCGGGACGGCGATGCCTACACCCCCATGGTCGAGGTGACCGGGGACCCGGCGAAGGTCGCGGCCTGCGAGACGACCGTGGCGGGGGTGAAGAGCTGCGCCCGTCCGGTTCCGGCCACGTCCACCGGCTCAGCCGGGGAAGCGCCGAGCGGGTGA
- a CDS encoding bifunctional methylenetetrahydrofolate dehydrogenase/methenyltetrahydrofolate cyclohydrolase has product MTAQILDGKATAAAIKSELTTRVEALKAKGVQPGLGTLLVGDDPGSRWYVNGKHRDCAQVGIASIQRELPETATQEEIEAVVRELNEDPACTGYIVQLPLPKGIDANRVLELMDPAKDADGLHPMSLGRLVLGIEGPLPCTPYGIVQLLRRHDVEIKGAHVVVVGRGITIGRPMPLVLTRKSENATVTQCHTGTRDLSAHLKQADIVVAAAGVPHIIKPEDIKPGAAVLDVGVSRDEAGKIVGDVHPGVAEVAGWVAPNPGGVGPMTRAQLLVNVVEAAERAAG; this is encoded by the coding sequence ATGACTGCCCAGATTCTGGATGGCAAGGCCACCGCAGCCGCTATCAAGTCCGAGCTCACCACCCGCGTCGAGGCGCTGAAGGCCAAGGGTGTGCAGCCCGGCCTGGGCACCCTCCTGGTGGGCGACGACCCGGGCAGCCGCTGGTACGTCAACGGCAAGCACCGCGACTGCGCTCAGGTCGGTATCGCCTCGATCCAGCGGGAACTGCCGGAAACCGCCACCCAGGAAGAGATCGAGGCGGTCGTACGGGAGCTGAACGAGGACCCGGCCTGCACCGGCTACATCGTCCAACTCCCGCTCCCCAAGGGCATCGACGCCAACCGTGTCCTGGAACTGATGGATCCGGCCAAGGACGCCGACGGGCTTCACCCGATGAGCCTGGGCCGGTTGGTACTCGGCATCGAGGGCCCGCTGCCGTGCACCCCGTACGGCATCGTCCAGCTGCTGCGGCGGCACGACGTCGAGATCAAGGGCGCGCACGTGGTGGTCGTCGGCCGCGGGATCACCATCGGCCGCCCGATGCCGCTGGTGCTGACCCGCAAGTCCGAGAACGCCACGGTGACCCAGTGCCACACCGGCACCCGCGATCTGTCCGCGCACCTCAAGCAGGCCGACATCGTCGTCGCCGCGGCCGGTGTGCCGCACATCATCAAGCCCGAGGACATCAAGCCCGGCGCGGCGGTCCTGGACGTCGGCGTCAGCCGTGACGAGGCGGGCAAGATCGTCGGCGATGTGCACCCGGGTGTCGCCGAGGTGGCCGGCTGGGTCGCGCCCAACCCCGGCGGCGTCGGTCCGATGACCCGCGCCCAGCTGCTGGTCAATGTCGTCGAGGCCGCCGAGCGCGCGGCCGGCTGA
- a CDS encoding DUF6879 family protein, translating to MFEAFQRTTSEHLDRPSYHRDFRRHHESGIRFLKKLERGQNFKERGFPSWEAFAAGEWNRALSLIEEKREVYAGQFQKAADLGILERRLRVVEFPVAPYVQWELFVLRLRVELGDNIRVMDARNISDIEVDHLVPEVVILGDEVMYEVVYDDDGNAAGANRIVDPVAIDETSAGFDALYGQGEDFTEFFNREIAPLDPPMVVH from the coding sequence GTGTTTGAGGCGTTCCAGCGAACTACCTCAGAGCATTTGGATCGGCCAAGCTACCACAGGGACTTTCGTCGCCATCATGAGAGCGGCATCCGCTTCTTGAAGAAGCTTGAGCGTGGGCAGAATTTCAAGGAGCGAGGGTTTCCCAGCTGGGAAGCCTTTGCTGCCGGCGAGTGGAATAGAGCGCTCTCCTTGATTGAGGAGAAGCGTGAAGTCTACGCTGGTCAGTTCCAGAAGGCTGCTGATCTCGGGATTCTGGAGCGTCGGCTTCGTGTAGTGGAGTTCCCTGTTGCACCGTACGTACAGTGGGAATTGTTCGTACTTCGCCTACGGGTAGAACTGGGCGATAATATTCGAGTGATGGATGCCCGCAATATCTCAGATATCGAAGTCGATCACCTTGTGCCAGAAGTCGTGATCCTTGGCGACGAGGTCATGTATGAGGTGGTTTACGACGACGATGGGAACGCGGCGGGAGCCAATCGGATCGTGGATCCAGTGGCGATTGATGAAACTTCCGCCGGCTTCGATGCGCTTTACGGCCAAGGGGAAGATTTCACAGAGTTCTTCAATCGGGAAATTGCGCCACTCGATCCTCCGATGGTCGTTCATTGA
- a CDS encoding RDD family protein, translating to MSFGDPNNPYGQQPQAPQGPYGQQPQAPQGPYGQQPPVPPQGQPGYGYPQQAPQQQGYGYPQQQVPQQQGYGYPQQPAAPYGQPGMPGMGMPTGYASWGARVGAALLDGLVIGVVPGILYGIAFAVAASSASSTSIDTSSCAPGDTQCISDAYSSASSSAMPVFALILITLAGLVTLGAALFVCAKEGKTGQTPGKKAMNIRLVKETTGQPIGFGMAFVRKLCHAVDGPLCGLGYWWPLWDEKSQTFADKIVGTVVVKTQ from the coding sequence ATGAGCTTCGGCGACCCGAACAACCCCTACGGCCAGCAGCCGCAGGCGCCGCAGGGCCCGTACGGCCAGCAGCCGCAGGCGCCGCAGGGTCCGTACGGCCAGCAGCCCCCGGTCCCGCCGCAGGGCCAGCCCGGCTACGGCTACCCCCAGCAGGCCCCGCAGCAGCAGGGCTACGGCTACCCCCAGCAGCAGGTCCCGCAGCAGCAGGGCTACGGCTACCCGCAGCAGCCGGCGGCCCCCTACGGCCAGCCCGGTATGCCGGGCATGGGCATGCCGACGGGTTACGCGAGCTGGGGCGCGCGCGTGGGCGCCGCCCTCCTCGACGGCCTGGTCATCGGCGTGGTTCCGGGCATTCTGTACGGCATTGCCTTCGCCGTGGCGGCGAGCTCCGCCTCCTCGACCTCGATCGACACGTCGAGCTGCGCGCCCGGCGACACCCAGTGCATCTCGGACGCCTACAGCTCGGCGTCCAGCAGCGCCATGCCGGTCTTCGCCCTCATCCTGATCACGCTGGCCGGCCTGGTCACGCTCGGCGCCGCCCTCTTCGTGTGCGCCAAGGAGGGCAAGACGGGCCAGACGCCGGGCAAGAAGGCGATGAACATCCGCCTGGTCAAGGAGACGACCGGCCAGCCGATCGGCTTCGGTATGGCCTTCGTGCGCAAGCTCTGCCACGCCGTGGACGGCCCGCTGTGCGGTCTCGGCTACTGGTGGCCGCTGTGGGACGAGAAGTCCCAGACGTTCGCCGACAAGATCGTCGGCACCGTGGTCGTCAAGACCCAGTAA
- a CDS encoding peptidoglycan-binding protein: protein MSRWKGLPASLDHRVRHLIVQLRRLKDHSGLSLAALAARTSYSKSSWERYLNGKKLPPRAAVEALARVCEADVPRLLALQEVAAQAWNAERPGPPPQPGAERDGPYGRDGQDGENGGDGRHGQDGGDGQNGRDRQAEQTEKAEKAEKAEKAEKAEKAEKAEKAVPATAAPSASGRSMPLGPLLLGALTVLVAAGAVLLVARLWQDANGIGRGAGAAMTTGGTGVAPAFTHRPGEAFGCHVQRRAGALYAGHSRTDTAVLGSGASGWDVVEAQCLLRHQGYDPGGVDGIVGGRTVRAVKRLQARFKLPTDGIVGPDTWKVLRR from the coding sequence ATGTCGCGTTGGAAAGGGCTGCCCGCATCACTGGACCACCGGGTGCGGCACCTGATCGTCCAGTTACGGAGGTTGAAGGACCACAGCGGGCTGAGCCTGGCCGCGCTCGCCGCCAGGACCTCGTACAGCAAGTCGTCCTGGGAGCGCTATCTCAACGGCAAGAAGCTGCCGCCGCGCGCTGCCGTGGAGGCGCTGGCCCGGGTCTGCGAGGCCGATGTGCCCCGGCTGCTGGCGCTCCAGGAGGTCGCCGCGCAGGCCTGGAACGCGGAACGGCCGGGGCCGCCACCGCAACCGGGGGCGGAGCGGGACGGGCCGTACGGGCGGGATGGGCAGGACGGGGAGAACGGGGGAGACGGGCGGCACGGGCAGGACGGGGGAGACGGGCAGAACGGCCGGGACCGGCAGGCCGAGCAGACTGAGAAGGCCGAGAAGGCCGAGAAGGCCGAGAAGGCCGAGAAGGCCGAGAAGGCCGAGAAGGCCGAGAAGGCCGTCCCCGCCACCGCCGCACCGTCCGCGTCCGGCCGCAGCATGCCGCTCGGGCCGCTCCTCCTGGGCGCGCTGACCGTGCTCGTCGCGGCCGGTGCGGTGCTGTTGGTGGCCCGGCTCTGGCAGGACGCCAACGGCATCGGGCGCGGCGCGGGCGCCGCGATGACCACCGGGGGCACCGGTGTTGCACCGGCGTTCACCCACCGCCCGGGGGAGGCCTTCGGCTGCCATGTCCAGCGCCGGGCGGGCGCCCTGTATGCCGGGCACAGCCGTACGGACACCGCGGTCCTGGGCAGCGGCGCGTCGGGCTGGGACGTCGTCGAGGCACAGTGCCTGCTGCGCCACCAGGGCTACGACCCGGGCGGGGTGGACGGCATCGTCGGCGGGAGGACCGTACGCGCCGTCAAGCGCCTGCAGGCCAGGTTCAAGCTGCCCACGGACGGGATCGTGGGCCCCGACACCTGGAAGGTGCTGCGCCGGTGA